The proteins below are encoded in one region of Paenibacillus albus:
- a CDS encoding GntR family transcriptional regulator yields the protein MANQIDDSRPIFVQIAERIEDDIIEGGLPEETQVPSTNQFAAFYGINPATAAKGVNMLVDEEILYKKRGIGMFVAAGAKAKLMEKRKEQFYEQYVITMIREAEKLGITTDQLTEMIHKRG from the coding sequence GTCCCATCTTCGTGCAAATCGCCGAACGAATCGAGGATGACATTATTGAAGGCGGATTGCCTGAAGAAACGCAGGTCCCCTCAACCAACCAATTTGCCGCTTTCTACGGCATCAATCCAGCCACGGCAGCCAAAGGCGTCAATATGCTTGTGGATGAAGAAATCCTGTACAAGAAACGAGGGATCGGCATGTTTGTAGCAGCTGGAGCTAAAGCGAAGCTGATGGAGAAGCGGAAGGAACAGTTCTACGAGCAATATGTCATTACGATGATTCGAGAAGCCGAGAAGCTCGGGATTACAACCGATCAATTAACCGAAATGATTCATAAGAGAGGATGA
- a CDS encoding cell wall hydrolase has protein sequence MFKQKKMAALAFAMLVTGVLAEQAPVSAAAAPVLKQGSQSNDVADLQFRLQTLGYYKDTITTKYGMTTRSAVVNFQKANGLKADGIAGPQTWAKLKKLSVNKPELSKLARIIYSEARGEVYKGQVAVGAVVMNRLKSPLFPKTLSDVIFEPYAFTAVADGQYWLIPNNSAFLAAKDAVRGWDPTKNALYYYNPTTAKSKWILTRTVTTKIGSHVFAI, from the coding sequence ATGTTTAAACAGAAAAAGATGGCGGCGCTGGCATTCGCCATGCTTGTTACTGGAGTTCTTGCGGAGCAAGCGCCTGTATCCGCAGCAGCTGCCCCTGTGCTCAAACAAGGGAGTCAGAGCAACGACGTAGCAGACTTGCAATTCCGGCTGCAAACGCTCGGATATTATAAAGATACGATCACGACTAAATATGGCATGACAACGCGAAGTGCTGTCGTTAATTTTCAGAAAGCGAACGGACTTAAGGCAGATGGCATTGCCGGCCCACAGACGTGGGCGAAGCTGAAGAAGCTCTCTGTCAACAAGCCTGAGCTCTCGAAGCTTGCACGTATTATCTACTCAGAAGCGCGCGGTGAGGTGTACAAGGGGCAGGTAGCTGTTGGTGCGGTCGTGATGAACCGCCTAAAGTCGCCGCTCTTCCCGAAGACGCTGAGTGACGTTATATTCGAGCCTTACGCCTTCACAGCTGTAGCAGATGGCCAATACTGGCTGATCCCGAATAACTCCGCGTTCCTGGCAGCAAAAGATGCGGTGCGCGGATGGGATCCTACGAAGAATGCACTCTATTATTATAATCCTACAACCGCGAAATCGAAGTGGATCTTAACTCGTACGGTAACGACAAAGATCGGCAGCCACGTATTTGCGATTTAA
- a CDS encoding immunoglobulin-like domain-containing protein, giving the protein MKKWAVVMLVLSMFAFTSSTALAHGNDHKDDWNKGKLQSCNEVVASLNATLAKVKNDWTRTVLKRMIANFKAECSQGSSNGNGSQNDNNIVNADKSALALQFLGNDNANSVTLPIILPQTGKNGSSISWVSSNPSVISNDGLTIRRSTNVDIAVNLTAVIKRNSASVSKTFRVVVKANLPQMTDVQRVQMDSAALAIKFGGSDTINSVTQPLNELPAKGVNGSTIKWTSMLPSVISNDGKTVVRPSNSSGNAVVVLTADIKSGNYSETKIFVLTVKAGLPDAQRVAADKAALQITYGGSDTINRVTRPVVLPSTGVNGSNITWTTSAASVLSADGKTIHRPAAGSAASYVVMTAIISSGSSTDVKIFVLTVKPQFTSAERVAADKAELAISYRYGDNASSVTGSITLPTGGYYGSKIIWYSSNPSLISDNGTLLYRPANNQSDVSVTLTAFISNGDSGDIKTFTVKVKHY; this is encoded by the coding sequence ATGAAGAAGTGGGCAGTTGTCATGCTCGTCTTATCGATGTTTGCATTCACAAGTAGCACCGCACTCGCACATGGCAATGATCACAAGGATGACTGGAATAAAGGTAAGCTGCAATCCTGCAATGAAGTGGTCGCAAGTCTGAATGCTACGCTTGCAAAGGTGAAGAATGATTGGACGCGAACTGTTCTCAAGCGGATGATCGCAAATTTCAAGGCAGAATGTTCGCAAGGCAGCAGCAATGGAAATGGCAGTCAGAACGACAACAACATCGTGAACGCGGATAAATCAGCTCTTGCTCTACAATTTCTAGGCAATGACAATGCTAACTCGGTCACGCTGCCGATTATTTTGCCTCAGACGGGCAAGAACGGCTCTAGCATTAGCTGGGTATCGAGCAATCCGAGCGTCATCTCGAATGACGGCCTGACGATTCGCCGTTCTACCAACGTCGATATCGCTGTTAATTTAACGGCTGTCATCAAGCGTAACAGCGCATCGGTCAGCAAGACATTCCGTGTTGTTGTCAAAGCAAACCTTCCGCAAATGACGGATGTGCAGCGCGTACAGATGGATTCTGCGGCACTGGCGATTAAGTTCGGTGGGTCGGACACCATTAACAGCGTTACGCAACCACTGAATGAACTGCCTGCCAAGGGCGTGAATGGCTCGACGATCAAATGGACGTCCATGCTCCCGTCCGTTATCTCAAATGATGGCAAAACCGTCGTCAGACCGAGTAACAGTTCGGGTAATGCAGTCGTTGTATTGACCGCAGATATTAAATCCGGCAATTATTCCGAAACGAAAATATTCGTACTTACGGTAAAAGCAGGCCTTCCAGACGCACAGCGTGTCGCTGCTGACAAGGCAGCGCTGCAAATCACATATGGCGGTTCAGATACGATCAATCGCGTAACAAGGCCCGTTGTGCTGCCTAGCACAGGCGTAAACGGTTCAAACATTACATGGACGACAAGCGCAGCTTCTGTATTGTCGGCAGATGGCAAGACGATTCATCGCCCAGCAGCAGGCTCTGCAGCGAGCTACGTCGTCATGACAGCGATTATCTCCAGCGGTTCATCCACAGATGTGAAAATCTTCGTATTGACGGTTAAACCACAATTTACGAGCGCTGAGAGAGTGGCTGCAGATAAAGCAGAGCTTGCAATTAGCTACAGGTATGGCGATAACGCCTCCAGCGTCACAGGTTCGATTACATTGCCGACAGGCGGCTACTATGGCAGCAAGATCATCTGGTACTCGAGCAACCCATCCTTGATCTCTGACAACGGAACGCTGCTCTATCGTCCAGCGAATAACCAGAGCGATGTTAGTGTCACGTTGACCGCTTTCATCAGCAATGGCGACTCCGGGGATATAAAGACGTTCACGGTGAAAGTAAAACATTACTAA
- a CDS encoding C40 family peptidase yields the protein MKWKKKRLLKSVLSVSLCATTLFAAITMSTATQAHAATEKAKELITYGEKYIGTPYLFGAVPYMTNAFDCSSFTQYVYDNFDINLPRTSIDQALKGQKVAKGYLSMGDLVFFKTNGYGISHVAIYAGDNKILHSANKGVEISDLNSSYWKSAYVTARRVIS from the coding sequence ATGAAATGGAAAAAAAAACGTTTACTCAAGAGCGTACTAAGTGTGAGCCTTTGCGCCACGACCTTATTTGCAGCAATTACAATGAGCACGGCGACGCAAGCGCATGCCGCGACAGAGAAAGCCAAAGAATTAATAACGTACGGTGAGAAATACATAGGCACGCCTTATTTATTCGGTGCAGTTCCCTATATGACGAATGCATTCGATTGCTCTTCTTTTACACAATATGTATATGATAACTTCGATATCAACTTACCGCGCACGTCCATTGATCAGGCTTTGAAAGGCCAGAAGGTAGCAAAAGGCTACCTCAGCATGGGCGATCTCGTCTTCTTCAAAACGAATGGTTACGGCATTAGCCATGTTGCCATTTATGCCGGCGATAATAAGATTCTGCACAGCGCGAACAAAGGCGTTGAGATCTCGGACTTGAACTCTAGCTATTGGAAGAGTGCTTACGTCACGGCAAGAAGAGTTATAAGCTAA
- a CDS encoding ABC transporter ATP-binding protein, which produces MNAKVVEAVHLSKIYGSVKAVDDVSLTIEANKIYGLLGRNGVGKTTIMHMITAQLFQTSGELRVFGETPYENNQVLRQVCFIKESQKYPDAFRVNDVLATAALFFPNWDEAYALELLAEFRVPLKRRMKKLSRGMLSSVGIVIGLASRAPLTIFDEPYLGLDAVARSLFYDRLMEDYAEHPRTVILSTHLIDEVSRLLEHIIVIDGGKLLIDEEADLLRGKAYTVTGAAAKVDTFLSGKKVIHEELIGGFKSASIYESLIASEQRKAESLGLDFAPVTIQQLIVFLTNNSQSRKEVVI; this is translated from the coding sequence ATGAACGCGAAAGTTGTAGAAGCAGTTCATTTAAGTAAGATTTACGGATCAGTGAAAGCGGTCGACGATGTCAGTCTCACCATTGAAGCGAACAAAATCTATGGTTTGCTTGGCCGTAATGGAGTGGGTAAGACCACAATCATGCATATGATTACCGCGCAGCTGTTCCAGACGAGCGGCGAGCTCCGTGTATTCGGCGAAACACCTTACGAGAATAACCAAGTGCTGCGTCAGGTTTGTTTCATTAAAGAAAGCCAGAAGTATCCGGACGCGTTCCGCGTCAACGATGTGCTCGCAACGGCTGCTTTATTTTTCCCCAATTGGGATGAGGCCTATGCGCTTGAGCTGCTTGCAGAGTTCCGCGTACCATTGAAGCGCCGCATGAAGAAGCTCTCGAGAGGGATGTTATCGTCAGTCGGAATCGTAATTGGCCTTGCAAGCCGCGCACCGCTAACTATCTTCGACGAGCCTTACCTTGGACTTGATGCGGTTGCAAGAAGCTTGTTCTACGACCGATTGATGGAAGATTACGCTGAGCATCCGCGGACGGTTATCCTATCTACGCATCTGATCGATGAGGTAAGCCGTCTGCTTGAGCATATTATCGTTATCGATGGCGGCAAGCTGCTGATTGATGAAGAAGCAGATCTGCTTCGCGGCAAAGCGTATACAGTGACTGGGGCAGCTGCGAAAGTCGATACTTTCTTGAGCGGGAAGAAAGTCATTCACGAGGAGCTGATTGGCGGCTTCAAGTCAGCTTCGATTTATGAGAGTCTCATTGCGAGCGAACAGCGGAAGGCGGAGTCGCTTGGGCTTGATTTTGCCCCTGTGACGATTCAACAGCTTATTGTCTTTTTAACGAATAACAGCCAATCACGCAAGGAGGTTGTCATCTAA
- a CDS encoding NUDIX domain-containing protein: MENFCMTCGAPLAVRDVDGTPRKACTAEGCNFVHWGNYSVGVGALVVRQEKVLLVRRAQEPGKGYWTNPGGYIEQHELIHETIRREVKEEAGVDAEVRSVVAVRDHPRGIHNVYIAFAMDYVGGEPVPDGVEVDAAGFYSLQEMEDMNVAGFTKWLVDVALHRGGEGLSEDKDPIVKFDGYGLFRI; the protein is encoded by the coding sequence ATGGAAAATTTTTGTATGACTTGCGGCGCTCCGCTTGCGGTGCGCGACGTAGACGGTACACCTCGTAAAGCATGTACAGCAGAAGGTTGTAATTTTGTTCATTGGGGCAATTATAGCGTCGGTGTCGGCGCACTGGTTGTTCGGCAAGAGAAGGTTCTTCTTGTTCGCAGAGCACAGGAGCCGGGCAAGGGCTACTGGACCAATCCAGGCGGTTATATCGAGCAGCATGAGCTTATTCACGAGACGATTCGCCGTGAGGTGAAAGAGGAAGCCGGTGTTGATGCAGAGGTTCGAAGCGTCGTTGCTGTACGAGATCATCCACGAGGCATTCATAACGTGTACATCGCGTTCGCAATGGATTACGTAGGCGGCGAGCCTGTTCCGGATGGTGTCGAGGTTGATGCGGCGGGCTTCTACAGCTTGCAGGAGATGGAAGACATGAATGTCGCTGGCTTTACAAAGTGGCTCGTTGATGTAGCGCTCCACCGTGGCGGCGAAGGATTGAGCGAGGACAAAGACCCGATCGTGAAATTCGACGGGTACGGATTGTTCCGCATCTAA
- the msrA gene encoding peptide-methionine (S)-S-oxide reductase MsrA yields MHKDENQVDNGQDSRFEKATFAGGCFWCMVSPFDEQPGIESVVSGYSGGHTVNPTYEEVCSETTGHAEVVQITFDPAIFPYEKLLEVYWHQIDPTDAGGQFHDRGSSYRSAIFYYSEEQRIAAERSKAELDASGRFDKPIATEIVPAAPFYPAEDYHQDYHHKNPLRYRMYRQGSGRDAFIQQHWNTKADRESRRSQLTPIQYEVTQNSGTEPPFDNEYWDFNGEGIYVDIVSGEPLFSSADKFDSHCGWPSFTKPIVNSNVKEKQDLSHRMIRTEVRSVTADSHLGHVFNDGPGPTKLRYCINSAALRFIPKEEMEKEGYGYFLKEL; encoded by the coding sequence ATGCATAAGGATGAGAATCAAGTTGATAATGGGCAAGATAGTCGCTTCGAGAAGGCGACTTTCGCAGGTGGATGCTTCTGGTGTATGGTAAGTCCTTTCGATGAACAGCCGGGTATCGAGAGCGTCGTGTCTGGCTATTCAGGCGGACATACGGTAAATCCGACTTATGAGGAAGTGTGTTCGGAGACGACAGGTCATGCAGAAGTTGTGCAGATCACGTTCGACCCTGCTATTTTCCCATATGAGAAGCTGCTTGAAGTGTATTGGCATCAGATTGATCCAACCGATGCAGGGGGACAGTTCCACGACCGTGGCAGTTCCTATCGGAGCGCAATCTTCTATTATAGCGAGGAACAACGGATTGCTGCAGAGCGTTCAAAGGCAGAATTAGATGCTAGCGGCCGCTTCGATAAGCCGATCGCGACGGAGATTGTGCCGGCAGCGCCGTTCTATCCAGCCGAAGATTATCATCAAGATTATCATCATAAGAATCCGCTTCGTTATCGGATGTATCGCCAGGGCTCAGGACGCGATGCTTTTATCCAGCAGCACTGGAATACGAAGGCAGATCGTGAATCAAGGCGCAGTCAGTTAACACCGATTCAATATGAAGTTACGCAAAATAGCGGCACTGAGCCGCCGTTTGACAATGAATATTGGGATTTCAATGGAGAAGGGATTTACGTGGATATCGTATCTGGTGAGCCGCTCTTCAGCTCTGCAGATAAATTCGATTCCCATTGCGGTTGGCCAAGCTTCACGAAACCGATTGTCAACTCGAATGTGAAAGAGAAACAGGATCTATCACATCGCATGATTCGTACGGAAGTTCGCAGCGTTACTGCGGATTCCCATCTTGGCCATGTATTTAACGACGGCCCAGGACCAACAAAGCTGCGGTATTGCATTAACTCCGCTGCTCTGAGGTTTATTCCGAAGGAAGAGATGGAGAAAGAGGGATACGGGTATTTTTTGAAAGAATTATAG